The sequence GGTTGGTCGCCTGGGTGTCGATCGCGCGGATGACGACCATGTCACGGTAGAACTGCTCGAGCTCCGCATCGCTGATCGCCTCGATCAGGGGGAGATACGGCTCGGCGGCGGCGGACGGCGCGAACCGTCCGGTCTCGTCCAGAACGCTCACAAGGGGGGTCTCGGGGGTGGTCACGCTCTCACGCTACCCGCGTCGGCATGCCCGGTCACGCATACCTAGGACGCCCTCGTAACTGCCCGGAAGCCGGAGAAAACCGCGGAAAGCCGCGGCGAGCGCGGATCAGCGAACTGCGGCGGCGACCTCGAGCACGCGGTCGAGGGAGGCTTCCTCGCCGACGGAGATGCGGATGCCGTCGCCCGAGAAGGGACGCACGATGAGGTCGTTCTCGACGAACGCGGCAGCCACCTCGTCGGTGCGCTCGCCGGCCGGCAGCCACACGAAGTTGGACTGGGAGTCGGGGACGTCCCAGCCCTGCGCGCGGAGTCCTGCCACGAGACGGGTGCGCCGCTCGACGATGACGGCGACGCGCTCGAGCAGCTCGCCCTCGGCGTCGAGGCTCGCGATGGCGGCGTTCTCAGCAGCGGAGGTGACCGAGAGCGGGATGCCGGTGGTACGTGCGGCGTCCAGCACCTTCTCGTGGCCGATCGCGTACCCGATGCGGAGGCCGGCGAGACCGTAGGCCTTCGAGAAGGTGCGCAGCACCACGACATTCGGGTGCTGGTCGAACACGCGCTCGGCGAGACCGTCGACGGCATCCGGCGCGGTCACGAACTCGGCGTACGCCTCGTCGAGGATGATCAGGATGTCGCTCGGCACGCGCTCGACGAAGGCCGCGAACTCGGCCGACGTGATGATCGGCCCGGTCGGGTTGTTCGGGGTGCACAGGATGATCGCGCGGGTGCGCTCGGTGACGGCATCCGCCATCGCGTCGAGGTCGTGGCGGGAGTCGGCGGTGAGCGGCACCTGGACCCCGGTCGCACCGGCGACCAGCGGAAGGCTCGGGTACGCCTCGAAGGAGCGCCAGGCGTAGATGACCTCGTCGCCGACGGAGGCGGTCGCGAGGATCAGCTGGTGCAGGATCGAGACGCTGCCGGAGGCCACGTGCACCTGCTCGGGGTCGACGCCGTAACGCGCACCCAGGCGCTCGCGCAGACGACCGGCGGTCGCGTCGGGGTAACGGTTGATCGGGGTGGTGCGCTGCAGCGCCTCGAGCACCGACGGGAGCGGGTCGAACGGGTTCTCGTTGCTGGAGAGCTTGAACGCGTCGGGCCCCGCCTGCTTGCCCTGCCGGTACGGCGCGAGAGCGGCGATGGCGGGTCGGATACGGGGCAGGATCGGCTCGGTCACGCGTCGAGTCTACGAGGGAGCGGCACAGGTCAGGATGGCGCCGCAGGCCCCCTGTCGGGTAGAGAAGTGCAGTGGTACCATTTTGGTATGGCGATGACGGTGCGGCTCCCGGAAGAACTCGATGCACAGCTCGAGGCGATCGCGCGTGCGCGGCACATGTCGAAGCACGCGGTGATCATCGAGGCGGCGACGCGATTCGCGAATGACACGAGCCGCTCGGCTCTCGTGGATTCCGCCGTCGACTTCGTGCTCGACAATGACAAAGCCCTGCTCGAGCGCCTCGAAGACGCATGACCGAGTACCTCACTCTGGCGGACGGCCTTCAGATCGTCGAACGACTCGGCTTCCATGTCCGCGACGCCGGACTGCTCGCTTCGGCTCTCGCTCGACCCTCCGCGTCACTCTTCGGCGACGACGCATACGCGACCATCGACCGAAAAGCTGCTGCTCTCCTCGAATCCTTGGCGCGCAATCACCCGCTCTTCGACGGGAACAAGCGGACGGCGTGGACGAGCCTCGTCGCGTTCCTGTGGATCAACGGATGGAAGCACCGCTTCACCACCGACGACGCATTCGACCTCGTCGTCGGAGTGGCCTCCGGTGCGATCGATCTCGACGAGTCTGAGCGACGTATTCGCGCGAACCGCATTCCCGTGAGCACCGCTCGCAGCTGACTCTCGCCGGCGTCCGTGCGACACTGGTCGGACTATGCGCTTCATCATCCGCGTCGTCGTCAACGCCTTCGCCATCTGGGTCGTCACGCTGATCCCCGCCCTCCAGGTCACGATCAGAGCGTTCCCGCCCGGCGAGACCCTGCAGGTGGTGCTGACGCTGCTGGCGGTGGCCGCGATCTTCGCCATCGTCAACACGATCATCGGCACGGTCGTGAAGATCGTCGCGTTCCCGCTCTACATCATCACGTTCGGCCTGATCGGCTTCCTGATCAACGGGTTCCTGCTGTGGCTGACCGCGTGGATCACGAGCGGCTTCGGCTGGGGCCTGACGGTCGGCGACTTCTGGTGGGGCGTGCTCGCCGCGCTCATCATCTCGGTGATCAACGGCATCTTCGGCTTCATCCTGCGCCCGCAGAAGAAGGCCGCCCGCCGCGACTGAGCCCGGCGATCACGCCGGAACGTCGAGGCGAAGCGGACTGATCTCGGCGAGGAACTCGAAGTCGCGGTCGCCGTGCAGGAGCGGGATGTCACGGCGAATCGCGACGGCGGCGATCAGGCAGTCGATCATGCTGCGGATCGGGTGGCCGTTGGCCGCCGAGGCTCGGTAGAGCTCTGCCGCGTCTCGGAAGTCGGTGACCGCGTGCAGTGGTGCGAGCGGAAGCCCGTTCGCGAGCGCCTCCACCCTCGAGAGCTCCTGCGGTCGCCGCGCTCCGGCGAGCAGCTCCATGATCACCGGCTCGGTGATCGCGATGTCCGCGCCGGCGGCGATCAGTCCGTCGAGTCGCTCGACGACCGGTGCGTCGACCCCGCGAAGGTAGGCGATCCACGCGGAGGAGTCGACGAGGATCACGCGTCGCCCCACGGCGACGGCGGATCGTCGCGGATCGCATCGAGGTCTCCGCTCCAGCCCGTGCCCTTCAGGCCGAGGAGGAAGTCCTTCGTGAGAGGCACGCCGACGAGCCTGCGGAGGGCGAGATCGACCGCCTCCTTCTTCGTGGAGAGGTCGTACCTGCGCATGACCTCCCGGACGAGTTCTTCGTCGATGTCGATGTTCGTGCGAGCCATACACGCACGGTACACCTCGGATACACCAGCCGTCGCGATCACCGCTTCACCCGCTCGGCATGGAACTCGGTGCGTTCAATCTCGACGGCATCGCCGAGCTCCCGCCAGTACGCGTCGAGCGCCTCGGCACGCGGATCGGACGAGTCGTCCACCATCTGTGCGGTCTCGATGTAAGCCTCGAGCGCGTGCGGCTGCAGCGACAGGTCGTACAGGCCGTCCTGCGGGTCGACTTCGCGTGTCGCGGTGAAGCTGTCGGGAGAACCGGTGCCCGTGGCCGATCCTCCCGCAGCGAGCTTCGCGACGACGTCGTCGGAGTGCGAGAGCTGGATGCGAGTCTGGCCGTCACCGAGCGACGACTCCTGCGGGCTTCCCGCCGTCAGCTGCATCGCGACGTCGTAGTCGCTCTCCATCGCGAGGTGCGCCGCGATCATCCCGCCCTGCGAGTAGCCCACGATGTCCACCCGGTCTCCGGGCTCCGCGCCCGCGGCGGCCAGCGCGTCGACGGTCGCCTGATACGACGCCGACCGCTGCCCCTGATAGAGCTCCAGGTTCGACTTCATGTCCCACGGATCCTCTTCGCCACCCTCCCAGGGCACGGAGTTCTGCGTCCCTTTGACGTAGGTCACGTAGCGGGTCGCGCCGTCGGCCATGGTGTACTTCTCGACCGCCACCTGCGCACTCGACGACGGCATGCGCCTCAGCGCACCGGCCACGCCCTTCGGCGCACCGGCCGGGGTCGATGTGGCGGTCGGAGTCACCCGCACGGGATCTGCGGCCCCCGTGAGCCGGGCTCCCGACGGCACCTTCCCGAGTGTGGACGTGAGGCCGGCGAACGCCCCGGCCAGGAGCAGTGACGGCAGCAGTCCGAAGACACCCATCGGCTCGGGCACGCCTCCGTGGCGTCGCCCCGCCCAGTCGGCAACCAGCCAGTCGGCCATCACTCCGACGCGCGCGTCGCCGTCGAGGAGTCGATGGATACGCGCCCGAAGGGCACTCGCGCCCGCGCGATCCCCCAGGGCGAGAGCTTCGGCCTCCGCCCGAAGCTCCACCACTTCGAACGCGTCCGCCATCAGGAGGGTGCCCGCGCAGGCATCCTCGAGTTCGGCACGCAGCTCTCCGACACGCTCCCCGCTGCGATGCAGCGCACGAATATCGACCTGCGAAGCGGCCTCCGGCGCAGAGGCCAGGAGCGCACCCGCGCGGGCGATCGCGGCCCGAGCCTCCTCGCACTGCGTCGCCACCGTCTGCATCCGGGAACCGACATCGCGCAGCTGCTGGGTGTCGACGGCGATCACCCCGCCGTGCCCGATCTCCAGGCCGCTCATTCCGCTCCTCCGGCGTTCAGCTCCCACTGACGCACGTGGAGATGCCCGATCTCGGCGCCGCAGTCTTCACGCAGTCGCGCCAGCCGCTCATGTAGGGCGCGGAACCCCTCGGACTGCCAATCCGACGCATCGACGAGCGACACCAGCACGGCTCCCGCGTCTTCGATCAGCGAGATCGCCGAACCGATCTCGCGACTGGTCAGCATCCAGACCCAGCTGGCCTCGGAGGCGATGGCATGATTCTGCGCGATGGAGTACATGGCCCTCAGCCTCTGCGTTCGACGGGTCCGGGCTCGACCGGATTCTCGCGGTCGGTGGAGAGAGGAAACCCGGATCTCGGTGTGCAGAGAGGGCGCGCCTGAGCACTCCGCGCTGTGCAGGATCGTCGGAGGCGGGCAGAATGTATCTGTGACATCCCCGGATCCCTTCCGCGTGATCTTCGTCTGCACGGGGAACATCTGCCGCTCTCCCATGGCCGAGGTCGTCTTCCGCGACCTCGCCGAGCGGCAGGGACTCGGCTCGCGTATCGTCTCGCGCAGCGCCGGCACCGGCGACTGGCATCTGGGCGAGCGCGCCGACGACCGCACGATCGACTCCCTCGCCCGGCGCGGATACGACGGCTCTCGGCACCGCGCGCGCCAGTTCACCGCCGCGGCCTTCGCCGACAACGACCTCGTGGTCGCGCTCGACCGCACCCACGAGCGCATCCTGCGGGAGTGGGCGCACGACGAGGACGAGGAGGGCAAGGTCACGCTGCTCCTCGCGTTCGACCCGGACGCCTCCACCCATGACGTCCCCGACCCGTACTACGCGGGGGCGGCGATGTTCGATTCGGTGCTCGGTATGATTGAGGCGGCGACTCGGGGCCTGTTCCGCCAGCTCGAACCCGCTCTCCGTCTCCCCCGCTCGCCCCGAACCTTCGGGGCCTCATCAGGAGGACTCCCCTGACTTTCCAGCCTTCGCTCCCGCCGCAGCCCCTGAGCCCTCTCGACGGTCGCTACCGCGGCGCCGTCACCGGTCTCGCCGACTTCCTCTCCGAGGCGGGACTCAACCGCGCACGGGTCGAGGTCGAGGTGGAGTGGCTGATCGCCCTCACCGACCGCTCGCTGTTCGAGACGACCCCGCTGTCGGATGCCGACAAGGAACGCCTGCGTGCGCTGTACCGCGACTTCGGGCAGGCCGAGATCGACTGGCTCGCCGAGAAGGAAGCCGTCACCCAGCACGACGTGAAGGCCATCGAGTACCTCGTGCGCGACCGCCTCTCGACGCTCGGACTCGACGCCATCGCCGAGCTCACGCACTTCGCCGCCACCAGCGAGGACATCAACTCCGCCTCCTACGCGCTCACCGTGAAGCGCGCCGTGGAGGAGGTCTGGCTGCCGGCCCTGGACACCGTGATCGCGAAGCTCCGCGAACTCGCGGTCGAGCACGCCGACGCCGCGATGCTCTCCCGCACGCACGGCCAGCCCGCGACGCCCTCGACCATGGGCAAGGAGATCGCGGTCTTCGCGTGGCGCCTCGAGCGCGTGCGCGGCCAGATCGCGGCATCCGAGTACCTTGCCAAGTTCTCGGGCGCGACCGGCACCTGGTCGGCGCACCTGGCGGCCGACCCCGACGCCGACTGGCCGACCATCGCCCGCGAGTACATCGAGGGCCTCGGACTCGGCTTCAACATCCTCACCACCCAGATCGAGTCGCACGATTGGCAGGTCGAGCTCTACGACCGCGTGCGCCACGCC is a genomic window of Microbacterium maritypicum containing:
- a CDS encoding type II toxin-antitoxin system death-on-curing family toxin, producing MTEYLTLADGLQIVERLGFHVRDAGLLASALARPSASLFGDDAYATIDRKAAALLESLARNHPLFDGNKRTAWTSLVAFLWINGWKHRFTTDDAFDLVVGVASGAIDLDESERRIRANRIPVSTARS
- a CDS encoding phage holin family protein; amino-acid sequence: MRFIIRVVVNAFAIWVVTLIPALQVTIRAFPPGETLQVVLTLLAVAAIFAIVNTIIGTVVKIVAFPLYIITFGLIGFLINGFLLWLTAWITSGFGWGLTVGDFWWGVLAALIISVINGIFGFILRPQKKAARRD
- a CDS encoding PIN domain nuclease; protein product: MILVDSSAWIAYLRGVDAPVVERLDGLIAAGADIAITEPVIMELLAGARRPQELSRVEALANGLPLAPLHAVTDFRDAAELYRASAANGHPIRSMIDCLIAAVAIRRDIPLLHGDRDFEFLAEISPLRLDVPA
- the purB gene encoding adenylosuccinate lyase — translated: MTFQPSLPPQPLSPLDGRYRGAVTGLADFLSEAGLNRARVEVEVEWLIALTDRSLFETTPLSDADKERLRALYRDFGQAEIDWLAEKEAVTQHDVKAIEYLVRDRLSTLGLDAIAELTHFAATSEDINSASYALTVKRAVEEVWLPALDTVIAKLRELAVEHADAAMLSRTHGQPATPSTMGKEIAVFAWRLERVRGQIAASEYLAKFSGATGTWSAHLAADPDADWPTIAREYIEGLGLGFNILTTQIESHDWQVELYDRVRHAGGILHNLATDIWTYISLGYFAQIPVAGATGSSTMPHKINPIRFENAEANLEISGALLASLGQTLVTSRLQRDLTDSTTQRNIGVAFGHSLLALDNLRRGLNAISLSRDVLLADLDVNWEVLAEAIQTVIRAEVVAGRSTITDPYALLKELTRGHRVGAADLAEFVQGLEIGDAAKQRLLALTPATYTGIAERLAR
- a CDS encoding type II toxin-antitoxin system VapB family antitoxin, yielding MARTNIDIDEELVREVMRRYDLSTKKEAVDLALRRLVGVPLTKDFLLGLKGTGWSGDLDAIRDDPPSPWGDA
- a CDS encoding histidinol-phosphate transaminase, translated to MTEPILPRIRPAIAALAPYRQGKQAGPDAFKLSSNENPFDPLPSVLEALQRTTPINRYPDATAGRLRERLGARYGVDPEQVHVASGSVSILHQLILATASVGDEVIYAWRSFEAYPSLPLVAGATGVQVPLTADSRHDLDAMADAVTERTRAIILCTPNNPTGPIITSAEFAAFVERVPSDILIILDEAYAEFVTAPDAVDGLAERVFDQHPNVVVLRTFSKAYGLAGLRIGYAIGHEKVLDAARTTGIPLSVTSAAENAAIASLDAEGELLERVAVIVERRTRLVAGLRAQGWDVPDSQSNFVWLPAGERTDEVAAAFVENDLIVRPFSGDGIRISVGEEASLDRVLEVAAAVR
- a CDS encoding low molecular weight protein-tyrosine-phosphatase; this encodes MTSPDPFRVIFVCTGNICRSPMAEVVFRDLAERQGLGSRIVSRSAGTGDWHLGERADDRTIDSLARRGYDGSRHRARQFTAAAFADNDLVVALDRTHERILREWAHDEDEEGKVTLLLAFDPDASTHDVPDPYYAGAAMFDSVLGMIEAATRGLFRQLEPALRLPRSPRTFGASSGGLP
- a CDS encoding ribbon-helix-helix protein, CopG family, whose protein sequence is MAMTVRLPEELDAQLEAIARARHMSKHAVIIEAATRFANDTSRSALVDSAVDFVLDNDKALLERLEDA